AAGGCGGCGAAGCTCACTTATTGAGTCCGGAAATCATTCACGCCTTGCAACAAGCAGTGCGTGAGGGCAATTACGAACTCTACAAGAAATATGCCGCCAAAGTGAATGAACAAAACCAGAAGTTCTTCACCTTGCGCGGATTGTTGGAGTTTAAGGCACAGGAACCGATTCCTTTAGAAGAAGTAGAACCGATTGAGAACATCATGAAACGGTTTAAAACCGGCGCGATGAGCTATGGTTCGATTTCTAAAGAAGCGCACGAAGCACTGGCGATCGCCATGAACCGAGTGGGTGGCAAGTCCAACACCGGGGAAGGTGGCGAAGACCCCGACCGTTATACTTGGACCAACGAACGGGGAGACTCCAAAAATAGTGCCATCAAGCAGGTGGCATCCGGACGGTTCGGCGTCACCAGCTTGTATCTCTCTCAGGCGAAGGAACTTCAAATCAAAATGGCACAAGGTGCTAAACCCGGAGAAGGCGGACAATTACCGGGATTGAAAGTTTATCCCTGGATTGCCAAAGTGCGCCACTCGACTCCAGGCGTCGGGTTGATTTCGCCCCCGCCTCACCATGATATCTACTCCATCGAAGACTTAGCGGAGTTGATTCATGACCTGAAAAATGCCAACCGCAACGCCCGAGTTAACGTGAAGTTAGTCTCAGAAGTCGGTGTGGGAACCATTGCTGCTGGGGTTGCCAAAGCACACGCGGATGTAGTCCTCGTCTCGGGATTTGATGGCGGTACGGGTGCTTCCCCCCAAACCTCGATTAAACACGCCGGTTTACCCTGGGAGTTAGGATTGGCGGAAACCCATCAAACCCTGGTTTTAAACAATCTGCGGAGTCGGATTGTGGTAGAAACCGATGGACAGATGAAGACAGGACGGGACGTGGCGATCGCTGCCTTACTCGGTGCCGAAGAATACGGATTTTCCACCGCACCTTTGGTCACCTTGGGCTGTATTATGATGCGCGTCTGCCATAAAAACACCTGTCCCGTGGGAATTGCCACCCAAGATCCGCAACTGCGGGCCAAATTCATGGGAGACCCCGAATATGCGGCCAACTTCATGAGATTTATCGCCCAAGAACTGCGAGAAATCATGGCCCAGCTTGGGTTCCGGACCCTGAATGAAATGGTGGGACGGACCGACTTGCTGGAACCGAAGAAAGCAGTGGACCACTGGAAAGCGAAAGGAATTGACCTTTCCAACATCCTGTATCAACCGCAAGTCGGTCCGGAAGTGGGTCGCTATTGCCAGATTCCCCAGGACCACGGATTAGAGAAATCCCTGGATATGACAGTGTTGCTGGATCTGTGCAAAGGGGCGATCGACAACGGCGAAAAAGTCAAAGCAACCCTCCCGATTACCAACATTAACCGCGTCGTTGGCACCATCCTCGGCAACGAAATCACCAAAAAACATTGGGATGGATTGCCAGATGGCACGATTCACCTGCATTTCCAAGGAAGTGCGGGACAAAGTTTCGGGGCCTTTGTACCCAAAGGCGTCACCCTAGAACTGGAAGGGGACGGCAACGATTACATCGGCAAAGGACTCAGTGGCGGTAAAATTATCGTTTATCCGTCCAAGAAATCCACCTTAGTCCCCCATGAGAACATCATCGCTGGCAACGTCGCCCTTTATGGTGCAACCAGTGGCGAACTCTATCTGTCGGGGATTGCCGGGGAACGGTTCGCCGTCCGCAACTCTGGGGTTCATGCCGTTGTCGAAGGTGTCGGTGACCACGGATGTGAGTATATGACCGGCGGTAAAGTCGTCGTGATTGGACCTGCCGGACGGAACTTTGCTGCGGGGATGAGTGGCGGCGTCGCCTACATCCTGGATGAATCGGGAGATTTCGCCACCCGGTGTAATACCCAGATGGCGGATATGGAGAAGTTGGAAGAACCGAGTGAAATTGCGATCGTCCGGGAGATGATCCAGAAACACGCGGATTATACCAACAGTCCCAAAGCGGCAGCAGTGTTAGCAAACTGGGAGGAAATGGTTCCTAAGTTTGTGAAGGTAATGCCACGGGATTACAAGCGGGTATTGCAAGCGTTGGAAAGTGCATTAGCGTCCGGTTTAAGCGGCGATGATGCCTTGGATGCAGCGTTTGAACAGAATGCCCGAGATGTTGCCCGGATTGGGGGTAGCTAGGTTATAGTTAGGAGGGTGGGCTGTTGCCTGCCCTCTTTTGATTTGGGGAGGGATGAACCACGGATTACACAGATTTTCACGGAGAGACAGAGATTTTTTCACTGATGCGAATCGTTGGATTGATTTTTGAACCAGGAATCTCTAATTATGATTGATGATTTTTTTCAAGAAACATTGATAGCAAAAAAGGTAACTTACACCTTAGAATTGAATGGCAAATTTTTTATGATTGAAAATGTCCCCGCCCGAGTTTGTGAAGAAACGGGGGACTCGTTTTTTTCTCCCGAGACAGTAGAGCGAATTCAGCAAATGATTGGGGGACAAGAAAAACCTAAGCGAGTTATAGAAACTCCTGTTTATGAGTTTAGTCTGATTCCATAGAATCCACTCTCTGACGCTAAGGTTACCTCAGTTCTCCAATAAATTACGGCATCTTGATTTCAACGATAGTACATCAGTAAAAAAACAAATTTTGGACATGGAAACTAAAACAATTACTATTCGCGTTAATGCCGAAGCTGCACGAATTTTTGAAAATGCCTCGGAAGAACAGCAACGGAAGTTAGAGGTGTTGTTGAGTTTAAAGTTGACTGAAGCCACTCGCTCAAAACAAAGTTTAGAAGAACTGATGAACGATATTAGTAGCAAAGCCCAAGAAAGAGGGTTGACCCCGGAAATATTGGACTCGATTTTAAATGATGAGTAACCTTCGCTATGTCTTTGACACTAATGTAATTGTCAGCGCTTTGTTGTTTGAAAGAGGAAAACCCTCTCAATCTTTGAGATATGCTTTACAGCATGGAGACATTCTATTGTCTGTAGAGTTATTAGAAGAGTTGACTCAAGTTTTGGGGCGGAAAAAATTTAATCGATACCTTACCTCAGAAGAACGAGAAGCGTTTTTAGATAAGCTGGTTGAATGTTCGAGGTTAGTTGAAAATATTCAAACTGTTGAAGTATGCCGCGATCCAAAAGATAACCATATTTTAGAACTGGCCTTGAGTGGAGAAGCCGAATATATCATTAGTGGCGATCGCGATTTATTGGTAATGAACCCTTTTCAGGATGTAAAGATACTGACACCAGAAGATTTTCTGCAAACGATTGAAGACTAAACCTTAAGTTAAAATGCCCCATTATATTGGAGGAAACTATGGAAGTTCAAATTAAACAAATTATTCTCCAACCGGCTACACAATTCTTGATAACTGATGTTAGTTGGCCGATGTATGAACAACTGTTAGAGGAGTATGCTGAAAAACCGGGTGTGCGGATTAATTATAGTCAGGGGGTCTTAGAAGTTATGGTACCCTTACCGGAACATGAAGATGATAAAATTATTATTAGTAACTTGGTGGAAGTTTTGCTGGAAGAACTCGACATCGAGTTTAGAAATCTGGCTTCTACTACGTTTAAAAGTGAAAAAATGCAACAGGGTTTAGAAGCGGATAGCTGTTTCTATATTGAAAATGAGGCAGCTATTCGCGGGAAAAAGCGGATTGATTTAACGGTAGACCCGCCGCCAGATTTGGCGATTGAAATTGATATCACTGCTCGAACTCGGTTTAATAATTATGAGGCATTAGGGGTGGGGGAACTGTGGCGGTTTGACGGGACGAGGTTGGAAATTAATGTGTTGCAAGGGGGAAAATATGTTCAGGTGAGTGAAAGTCCTCATTTTCCTGGGTTGCCTTTGGGTGAGGTGATTCCTCAGTATTTAGAGCAAAGTAAAGTTGAAGGGAGAAATAAAGCAATCAAGGCGTTTCGCGCTTGGGTGAGGGGGAGGACTGAGGGAAGTTAGGGCGTCGGTAGAGTAAAGGTTAGAAACCGGGTTTCTTAAACAAAATGTGGGTGATTAGCAACAGATTAAGTTAAGAAACCCGGTTTCTGGTCCTAGCTTCTCTCCTTTCTTTGCAGGAAGTCTGGGACGATACGGCGGATGATATTTATGCTGAGTTACTCTAAAAAGTAAAGTGATTTGCGTTCCCTGTGGGTTTGGTGGATTTATCCAGTTCAATGCCGATCGCACCCCTGCATAAAAGCTCAGAAGTTGGGGATAAAGGCAATCCATAGGTGAACTGACCCTGCCTACAACTGTGCCTCTACTCAGTTCAAGGATGCCCTCGGAACCGGCAAAATGTTGGAAAATGATAACATTTGGAATCCTCGGAGATTTGTGGGGGGTAGGGGGAGAGAACCCGCTTGGGATGAGGATTGGCTGGATTTTTAAATGGGTCATCTTTAGGGCCTTGCTTAACAATTCGATATTCACTTTCAATGAAGGCAATGATAAAATACGGCAAACCTGTAGAATCAAACGGCTTGTCAGCGATCGCCTGTACAGTTTTGACTGTCTACTTATCCCGCCTTTTAACCGCAACCCCCGTATTTTGAACAGAGGACACTAACGATGGGAAAACCCACTGGCTTTATTGAATTCCTGCGCGAATTACCGTCTGAACTGAACCCCCTCGATCGCATCGCCAATTGGGATGAGTTCCACCTGCACATGGAGGAGGACAAGCTACGCACCCAGGCGGCGCGTTGTATGGATTGTGGCACTCCTTTCTGTCATACCGGCACTTTGATTAGTGGGATGGCAAGCGGTTGTCCGGTGAATAACCTGATCCCGGAGTGGAATGACTTGGTGTATCGGGGTCTGTGGCATGAAGCACTCGATCGCCTCCACAAAACGAACAATTTCCCGGAATTTACGGGTCGCGTCTGTCCCGCGCCTTGTGAAGGGTCCTGCGTCCTAGGAATTACGAACCCTCCGGTGACGATTAAAAATATTGAAAATACCATCGCGGACAAGGGATGGGATGAGGGATGGATTACCCCGGAACCTCCGGAAAAACGCACGGGGAAAAAAGTGGCGGTGATCGGTTCCGGTCCTGCTGGATTGGCGGCAGCAGCGCAGTTGAACCGGGTTGGACATGAAGTGACCGTGTATGAAAGGGCCGATCGCCCTGGTGGATTGCTGATGTATGGCATTCCTAACATGAAGTTGGATAAGGAACAAGTGGTATTACGCCGGATTAAACTCCTGGAAGATGAAGGGGTGAAATTTGTCTGTAATACAGAAGTCGGCAAAGATATCACGGCGCAACAACTGATGGAAGAGTATGATGCGGTGATTCTCTGTACTGGCGCAACCAAACCCCGGGATTTACCCATTGAAGGGCGGGATCTCCAGGGGATTTACTTCGCGATGGACTTCCTCACAGGGAATACCAAAGCGGTTTTAGACCGACACAAAAACGGTAGCTTTATTTCTGCTGAAGGCAAAGATGTGGTGATTATCGGGGGGGGTGACACGGGGACTGACTGTGTGGGAACCTCTGTGCGTCATGGATGCAACAGTGTGGTGCAGTTGGAAATTTTGCCGAAACCTCCCGAAACTCGGGCCTCTAACAATCCTTGGCCGGAATGGCCGAAGGTGTATAAGTTAGATTATGGTCAGGAAGAGGCAGCGGCGAAATTTGGGGCTGACCCTCGGGTTTATACCACCACGGCGACGAAGTTTGAGGGGGATGATAAAGGCCGGGTGAAAGCTGTGCATACAGTGGTGGTAGAATGGCTCAAGGATGAACAAGGCCGCTTTACTCCGAAGCCGGTTCCGGGGACGGAGAAGGTGGTTCCGACTCAGTTGGTGCTGTTGGCGATGGGATTCTTGGGTCCAGAACAGCCCCTGTTGGATTCCTTGGGATTAGAACGGGATGGCCGCAGCAATGTCAAAGCGGAACATGAGCACTATACAACCAGTCTTCCCGGGGTGTTTGCGGCAGGAGATTGCCGTCGGGGTCAGAGTCTGGTGGTTTGGGCGATTAATGAAGGTCGCGGGGTGGCACGGGAGTGCGATCGCTACCTGATGGGAAATACGGATTTACCGTAAGTCTGAAAACCCTTTTGCCGCCGAAGGGAACTGCGATCGCAGGTTCAGCATCGGCGGCATCCCCACCGGGATAAATTGAGGGCAGTTGCCTCTAATCTGCTAGATTTGCCTTAGTAACTATCCTCACCGGGAACTTCATCCTCGGTTTCAACAGCTTTGGTTCCGGCGAGGTCCAACGAGGCATCGTGAATTGCTTGCCATAAAGAAATCAACTCAGTGCCGCTGAGGTCACTACTTTTATACTCTTTGACGGCCTCTTCTACTTCCTTTTGAGTATGCAGATGGGGCACGGTTTGGTTATCCGATGACATAAAACAACCTCTACGAATCAAACTAACGACTTATGATTGAGGGATGGGTTGTGAATGAATGAGTAATTCTTCACCCATCCTGGACAATCCTGTTTCAAGGAAAGGTGGATAGGCAGGAACGCCTAAAACCTCTAAATCCTAGCCCCCCATTCCTACAGAAATATCCCTTTAGGATCGGGATAAAGTGACAGTTGAATGGGGATTCGCCGATTTGACTTTATTGTAATCAAATTTCCTTAAAAAAAGGATTAACTGTTACATTTTTTCGCAATTCGTGATAAAAATTCCATAAAGATTTAAGAATTAGAAAGTGATAACGTTAACCTTTAATGCTGCGATCGCCACTGTCTGCTCTCTAGGGCGTCGGTATCCGATGAGATGCCAACGACCAAAAATGGGGGTACTCGCCCAAATTTTGGGCGTTCTGGGCAGATATTGGGCTAATACTGTATTGGTGTTCTCGGAGTGTTGCTGTTTTTATTTCAGGATGGGGTTATTTAGTATAATAGAGGGCGTCTTACAGCAGTTATTTAAGGGCATTAAGGACTGGCAGCAGCGTGCTGGCTGATAGCAAGGTGGGGGCAAGATGCTCTCACTCCGGTCAAGAATTTTGGGATTCATGATGATTGCTGGATGGGCAATCTCAGGGTTTATACAGGGTGTTCCTGGGGAGATTGTCCTTCTCCACCGGGTGGGGTTATTACGCCTGAAATGAGGCGATCGCCTGAGTTTGGCAGTTCAGTTTACCGGAAAGAGGCGATCGCAATTTTTGATGAAAAGCCGATTATTTGCGCTGCGTAACGCGCAATGCTATATCTCCGGCTGGAGCAAAAGTCACCCCGCGTCGAGCCGGGAAAATTGGGCGCGGGTTGATGAGTTCAAGGGAATAGTGGGACATAACCGTTGCCAGAACTAATTTCATTTCAAATAAGGCAAAAGCTGCTCCTAAACAGCGGCGGTTTCCTCCTCCAAAGGGTATATATTCATAGGGGGAATATTGCCGGTCTAAAAACCGCTCAGGCTTAAAGGTTTTGGGGTCAGGATAAATTTCCGGATTGTGATGCAATAAGTAAATACAAATGGTGAGCATCATTCCCTCGGGAATCTGGTAGTCTACTAAGGGCATCGGTTGTTTTGGAACCCGAGGAAATGCAAAGAAAAGAACGGGATAAATTCGCAGAGTTTCTGAACAAACCGCATTTAAGTAAGGGAGGCGAGTAATCGCTGTGGGGTCGCTTGTTTTGATATCAATTGATTGTAATTCTTGTAGCAATTTTTCACGAACATCGGGTCGGTAATGCAGCCAGTAAAGCGCCCAAGCCAATGCTGTTGCTGTGGTTTCATGACCGGCAAATAGCAGGGTCATTAATTCATCGCGCAATTCTACATCGCTCATCGGCTGGCCCTCTTCATCCTGGGCATTTAGGAGTAAACTGAGGATATCTTCTCCTGAAAAATTACCTTGGGCGCGCCGTTCTTGGATTTCTTGATAGAGTAGGCGATCGAGTAATTCTCGCTTGCGGAGGAAGTTGCCCCAGGGGCTCCAGGGTCCCAAATCTTTTTGGAGGGTTTTGAAGAAAAGAAAGACCGATTTAAAGGGAGAGTTAAAAGAATCCAACATTTCGGTCAAAAGTTGGAGGATTTGTTGATAGCGATCGCCTTCTTTCAAGCCAAAGACTGCTCGCAAAATTGTTTCCAGCGAAACTTCTTGCATGGTTTCCCTTGCTAAAAAAGTTTTGCCGATGGATTGGCGGGCGATCGCCTGATCGGCAATGTTACAAATTAACTCCCCATAGTTTCGCATTCGTTCCCCATGAAAAGGGGGCATTAACAGTTTGCGTTGTTGCTTATGGCGATTGCCATCCAGGAGAATTAGTGAATTATCTCCGACTAAAGGAAGAACGAGGTCAAGACCCACCCCGGAATCAAAAGTGTTTTCATCTGCGGTAAAAATTTGTTGAATAGCTTTCGGGTCATTAACCATGATCACTTCAGGAAATCGCCCAAAGCCAGGAACCAGAAAAAGCTCTCCATATTGCGATCGCATCTGGTCTAAAAAATCCATCGGGTTCAGAATCATAGACAGGCTATCCCAGAGAGTAGAACGGGCCGGTCCCTTGGGTAAATGAACCTCAGAAGCAGCGGGATGACTGGACAGTGAACTCATGGTTTATCCATTCCTATTTTAAATTCAAACTTTTGTCAGAAAGCTACCTTGAAGGTAGGGCGGGGTCCGCAATTATTCCCGGAATTTCATCAACTGTTGCCGGTAATCCTAAGTTTAGACGCACCTGGGCGACGGGTTCCTGCCAATGGTCTTCAAACCGATAACCGAGTAAAAAATCAGCCTGTTTTCCCAGTGCTTGTCCTTTCGCTAGATTAGCCCGGATAGCCCCGCGCTGTCGAGGGGCCAAAAGCGGATAGAGGATTTTAGCAAACGTGAGACTCACTTTTAGGGCGGGACTGTAATTTTGCGCTGCTGCAAAGGCTAAAACGCCAATTTCTCCGGCATAGCTGGTATCAAAGCCGAGTAAACAGTGGAAAATATCGTGAGTTACCGCATAGCGGAGGGCGAAGACATTGCGTTGGGCGATCGCATCGAATTCGCGGCTGACATTAAAGGGTTTGAGTTGATTTTTTGTGAGATGATCGGCATATTCGCGCCCGAAAGTACCGGGAGGATATTGTAACAACTGTTCGACATTAATCTCGGGATAGTATCCCGTTACCGATGCCAGTTTGGGGGCCAGATTTGGATGAGCTTTGGCACCCAAAGCATCCGCTTTTAACAGAGCAAAATCCCCTAATTTTCGGGATTTCTGGTAGAGTTGAAAGGCGCGATAGAGCGGTTTAACTTGAATACCCATAGGGGTAAAACCCAGAGATAGACTACTGCTATTCTAATTCACAGCAGTTTGGAGCGGTGAGTTCAGTACCTGGGAAATCCCCAAGAGAAGAAGCGACGGGGAAACTATACTTTTTGTAAACTAGAGCAAAAGCGCGTTCACCCCTGGAGTAAAATTGGTCTCAACCAAAACAACCCACCCTATACCCAAACCCCGCGTATGAGGAGATACCGAGTCCCAAATCCCATGACATAGCAACTGATACAGACCCTCAGAATCATGAAAATCATTCTAGTTGAAGATGACGAACCGGCCAGTGCAGCCCTTTCCGTCGCCTTGAGAAAGCAGAACTATAGCGTAGAAGTGGCAGCAGATGGGCAAACGGCCCTGGAACTGGCCACCATGTTGGAATGCGACCTGATTTTACTCGACTTAGTAATTCCCAAACTTGATGGCATCAGCTTGTGCCGGAAACTGCGGGAACAAGGCTATCAAAAACCCATCCTGTTGCTGACGGCGAAAGACTCTCCCCAGGATATTGTCACTGGATTGGATGCGGGGGCGGATGATTATGTAGTCAAACCCTATAATCTCTCGGAACTCATGGCGCGGATCCGGGCTTTGCTACGACGAGGGACAACCCCAGTCACCGAGACCCTAACCTGGTTAGACTTGTGCTTAAACCCCGTTTCTGGGGAAGTCACCTGGAATGGACAATCCTTGGGGGTGACAGCGACGGAATATAAGCTCTTGGAACTGTTTTTGAGAAATCCGCAACGGGTGTTTAGTCGCAGTGCCATCATCGATCGCCTCTGGTCCTTTGATGATTCCCCCACAGAAAATGCCGTAACCGTTCATATTAAAGACCTGCGGCAGAAATTCAAAGCCATCGGCATTGACAAAGACCCCATTGAAACCGTCTATGGACTCGGGTATCGACTCAAACCCGCCACCGAGCCCAATCCTGAGACCCCCGAAACTGAAACAACCCCAAAGCAGAAGACTCCCAACCCGGGGAAGAAATTACAAGCGATCGCCTCCATTGCCCAGATTCTGGAAAAATATCGACCCCGGTTAAACGAACAAATTGCCCTCCTACGGCAAGCCTACAACGCTCTAGCTGAGGGAAAACTCACCAACGAACTCCAGGAACAAGCCATCCAGGAAGCCCATAAACTGGCCGGGTCCTTGGGTCCCTTCGGCTATTTAGAAGGCTCCAACCTGGCGCGGAAAATTGAATACCTGCTGATGTCACCCACCCTTCTAGGGACTTCTGAAACCGAGCAGTTGGAGCAACTGACCCGAGCGTTAAGCGAAGAACTGACCCAACCCCCAACCGAGAGCAGCCTAGAAATCCCGGCCCCTGCCAAAGGGCGGACCCTGCTGGTGGTTGACTCTGATCGGGCGATCGCCACCACCCTCAACGCCCAAGCTGCCAACCTCGGAATGGGGGTAGAAAGCGCCCTCACCCTCACCGCAGCGCGTCAAGCGATCGCCCGGACAACCCCGGATCTGATTCTCCTGGATATCGCCTGTCCTGAAACCAGCACCTCCCCCGGGGAAAAAGCCGGACTGCGATGGTTGCAGGAAGTCAGCCACCAATTTCCCACCCTGCCGATTTTAGTCTTTACCGCCCTGGATAACCTCGCCGATCGCGTTGCCGTGTCGCGGTGCGGAGGACGGGGATTTTTGCTCAAACCCGCCTCCAGTGACCAAATTTTCAAAGCGATCGCCCAAGTTCTGCCCCCCAAAGCCACCCCAGAAGCCAAGGTCCTCATCGTCGATGACGACCCTGCCGCCCTTGCTGTCATGAAAGAACTCCTGCAACCCTGGGGACTCGAAGTCACCACCCTCAACAATTCCGAAAAATTTTGGGAAATTTTGACCACCGTCGCCCCCCATCTGCTGATTTTGGATCTAGAAATGCCAAAATTTAATGGCATTGACCTCTGTCAAGTCGTGCGACAAGACCCCAACTGGGGGGACCTGCCGATTTTAGTCGTCACCGCTCACACCGATGCTCAATCCCTGCGCCAAGTCTTCGCCGTAGGGGCCGATGATTTTATTGGCAAACCGATTGTCGGGCCCGAATTAGTCACCCGCATTACCAGCCGGATCGAACGCGATCGCTTTCGGCAACAACTGGAAGCCCTCAAACACAAAACAAAAGAACAGCAGCCATGAACGGCATTTCCGACTGGGATAAAAGCCAAGCACAACTGATTGCCGAACTGCAAGAACTTCGCCGGGAAGTTCATCGCCTGGGCGGGGAGACCCTCGCGCCGGAGGAATCCCTGACCTCAATCCCCTTATCGGCTCATGAAAATCGGGTTCGCGACATCCTCAATCTGGCCCCCCTGCCCTTGATGATCCATACCCAAAAGGGGGAAATCATCCAAATCAACAAAGCCTGGACCGATCTCACCGGATACCATCATCGCGACATTCCCACCATCGCCGACTGGACAAGGCAAGCCCATCCCGACTGTTCCCAGGAGGTGCAAACCGCCATTGCCGAACTCTACGATTTGCAGGAACAGATCATCTGCACAGCAGAATACACCATCACCACCAAAACCGGCAAAAACCGGACCTGGCAGTTTACCTGTGCCCCCCTCGGAACCCTCGCCGATGGGCGGCGAGTGGCGATTAGTATGGCCACAGATATCACCGATCTCAAACAAACCGAAGCCAGGGTGCAACAAACCAATCTGGAACTGGAAACCCGGGTTGCCGAACGGACCGCCCAACTGAGTGCCCTCACCGATCGCCTGCAACAGGAACTCACCGAACGTCAGCAGACCGAACAACTCCTGCAACAACAAGCCCAGTTGTTAGAGTTAGCTCACGATACCATCCTCACCCGAGACCTCAAGGGTCGCATCACCTTTTGGAACCGGGGTGCAGAACGAATGTATGGGATTTCCAAATCCGAGGCGATCGGGC
The genomic region above belongs to Laspinema palackyanum D2c and contains:
- a CDS encoding cytochrome P450, encoding MSSLSSHPAASEVHLPKGPARSTLWDSLSMILNPMDFLDQMRSQYGELFLVPGFGRFPEVIMVNDPKAIQQIFTADENTFDSGVGLDLVLPLVGDNSLILLDGNRHKQQRKLLMPPFHGERMRNYGELICNIADQAIARQSIGKTFLARETMQEVSLETILRAVFGLKEGDRYQQILQLLTEMLDSFNSPFKSVFLFFKTLQKDLGPWSPWGNFLRKRELLDRLLYQEIQERRAQGNFSGEDILSLLLNAQDEEGQPMSDVELRDELMTLLFAGHETTATALAWALYWLHYRPDVREKLLQELQSIDIKTSDPTAITRLPYLNAVCSETLRIYPVLFFAFPRVPKQPMPLVDYQIPEGMMLTICIYLLHHNPEIYPDPKTFKPERFLDRQYSPYEYIPFGGGNRRCLGAAFALFEMKLVLATVMSHYSLELINPRPIFPARRGVTFAPAGDIALRVTQRK
- a CDS encoding response regulator, with product MKIILVEDDEPASAALSVALRKQNYSVEVAADGQTALELATMLECDLILLDLVIPKLDGISLCRKLREQGYQKPILLLTAKDSPQDIVTGLDAGADDYVVKPYNLSELMARIRALLRRGTTPVTETLTWLDLCLNPVSGEVTWNGQSLGVTATEYKLLELFLRNPQRVFSRSAIIDRLWSFDDSPTENAVTVHIKDLRQKFKAIGIDKDPIETVYGLGYRLKPATEPNPETPETETTPKQKTPNPGKKLQAIASIAQILEKYRPRLNEQIALLRQAYNALAEGKLTNELQEQAIQEAHKLAGSLGPFGYLEGSNLARKIEYLLMSPTLLGTSETEQLEQLTRALSEELTQPPTESSLEIPAPAKGRTLLVVDSDRAIATTLNAQAANLGMGVESALTLTAARQAIARTTPDLILLDIACPETSTSPGEKAGLRWLQEVSHQFPTLPILVFTALDNLADRVAVSRCGGRGFLLKPASSDQIFKAIAQVLPPKATPEAKVLIVDDDPAALAVMKELLQPWGLEVTTLNNSEKFWEILTTVAPHLLILDLEMPKFNGIDLCQVVRQDPNWGDLPILVVTAHTDAQSLRQVFAVGADDFIGKPIVGPELVTRITSRIERDRFRQQLEALKHKTKEQQP
- a CDS encoding putative toxin-antitoxin system toxin component, PIN family, with amino-acid sequence MMSNLRYVFDTNVIVSALLFERGKPSQSLRYALQHGDILLSVELLEELTQVLGRKKFNRYLTSEEREAFLDKLVECSRLVENIQTVEVCRDPKDNHILELALSGEAEYIISGDRDLLVMNPFQDVKILTPEDFLQTIED
- a CDS encoding YgiT-type zinc finger protein, with product MIDDFFQETLIAKKVTYTLELNGKFFMIENVPARVCEETGDSFFSPETVERIQQMIGGQEKPKRVIETPVYEFSLIP
- a CDS encoding glutamate synthase subunit beta; protein product: MGKPTGFIEFLRELPSELNPLDRIANWDEFHLHMEEDKLRTQAARCMDCGTPFCHTGTLISGMASGCPVNNLIPEWNDLVYRGLWHEALDRLHKTNNFPEFTGRVCPAPCEGSCVLGITNPPVTIKNIENTIADKGWDEGWITPEPPEKRTGKKVAVIGSGPAGLAAAAQLNRVGHEVTVYERADRPGGLLMYGIPNMKLDKEQVVLRRIKLLEDEGVKFVCNTEVGKDITAQQLMEEYDAVILCTGATKPRDLPIEGRDLQGIYFAMDFLTGNTKAVLDRHKNGSFISAEGKDVVIIGGGDTGTDCVGTSVRHGCNSVVQLEILPKPPETRASNNPWPEWPKVYKLDYGQEEAAAKFGADPRVYTTTATKFEGDDKGRVKAVHTVVVEWLKDEQGRFTPKPVPGTEKVVPTQLVLLAMGFLGPEQPLLDSLGLERDGRSNVKAEHEHYTTSLPGVFAAGDCRRGQSLVVWAINEGRGVARECDRYLMGNTDLP
- a CDS encoding Uma2 family endonuclease; this translates as MEVQIKQIILQPATQFLITDVSWPMYEQLLEEYAEKPGVRINYSQGVLEVMVPLPEHEDDKIIISNLVEVLLEELDIEFRNLASTTFKSEKMQQGLEADSCFYIENEAAIRGKKRIDLTVDPPPDLAIEIDITARTRFNNYEALGVGELWRFDGTRLEINVLQGGKYVQVSESPHFPGLPLGEVIPQYLEQSKVEGRNKAIKAFRAWVRGRTEGS
- a CDS encoding Coq4 family protein, translating into MGIQVKPLYRAFQLYQKSRKLGDFALLKADALGAKAHPNLAPKLASVTGYYPEINVEQLLQYPPGTFGREYADHLTKNQLKPFNVSREFDAIAQRNVFALRYAVTHDIFHCLLGFDTSYAGEIGVLAFAAAQNYSPALKVSLTFAKILYPLLAPRQRGAIRANLAKGQALGKQADFLLGYRFEDHWQEPVAQVRLNLGLPATVDEIPGIIADPALPSR